One window of the Rhodohalobacter sp. SW132 genome contains the following:
- the sfnG gene encoding dimethylsulfone monooxygenase SfnG → MSNVKFAYWVPNVSGGLVVSKLKQNTRWDFDANKEYIQTAERVGFEYALLQTRFIASYGADKQLEAAALGSALAAVTEKINLITAVHPGLWHPAVYAKILSTIDNVSNGRAAVNVVSGWLKDEFTSFGEPWLEHGERYRRSEEFIEVLRELWTKDEANYRGDFYQISNAPHNPKPKRDGIPIFQGGNSKAARKMAAKVSDWYFMNGNTNSGIKEQIDDVRQLAEKEGREVKFALNGFVIVRDTEQEAIEQLEAIVSEANEEAVNAFRDAVQQAGASSKEGEGMWADSSFDDLVQYNDGFKTGLIGTAEQVADRIIELKQLGVDLVLTGFFNYDEELERFGKEVIPLVREKEEELKKKGVAA, encoded by the coding sequence ATGAGTAACGTAAAATTCGCATACTGGGTACCAAATGTCAGCGGAGGTCTTGTGGTTTCAAAACTCAAGCAAAACACCCGCTGGGATTTCGATGCCAATAAAGAATACATCCAAACAGCAGAACGTGTAGGGTTTGAATATGCACTGCTTCAAACGCGGTTTATAGCCAGTTATGGAGCTGACAAGCAGCTCGAAGCTGCAGCACTGGGTTCTGCACTTGCCGCTGTAACCGAAAAGATCAACCTGATTACAGCCGTGCATCCCGGACTTTGGCATCCGGCTGTATACGCCAAAATCCTCTCCACAATCGACAATGTCAGTAATGGCCGTGCGGCCGTAAATGTTGTCAGCGGGTGGTTGAAAGATGAATTCACTTCTTTCGGCGAACCGTGGCTGGAGCATGGGGAGCGCTACAGGCGTTCCGAAGAGTTCATCGAAGTTTTGCGTGAACTCTGGACCAAAGATGAAGCAAACTATCGCGGTGATTTCTACCAGATCAGCAACGCACCCCACAATCCAAAACCCAAGCGTGACGGAATTCCTATCTTTCAGGGCGGAAACTCAAAAGCTGCACGAAAGATGGCAGCAAAAGTATCCGACTGGTATTTCATGAACGGAAACACCAACTCCGGAATTAAAGAACAGATAGATGATGTGAGGCAGCTTGCCGAAAAAGAAGGACGTGAGGTAAAATTTGCACTCAACGGTTTTGTAATTGTACGGGATACCGAACAGGAAGCGATTGAACAGCTTGAAGCGATCGTATCAGAAGCCAATGAAGAAGCCGTGAACGCTTTCAGAGATGCTGTGCAACAAGCGGGTGCATCTTCTAAGGAAGGCGAAGGAATGTGGGCCGATTCTTCATTCGACGATCTCGTTCAGTATAACGATGGCTTTAAGACCGGATTGATCGGAACTGCCGAACAGGTGGCTGATCGAATTATTGAGCTGAAGCAACTGGGTGTAGACCTTGTTCTGACCGGTTTTTTCAACTACGACGAAGAACTGGAACGCTTTGGTAAAGAGGTGATTCCCCTCGTTCGCGAAAAAGAAGAAGAGCTGAAAAAGAAAGGAGTAGCCGCATGA
- a CDS encoding O-acetylhomoserine aminocarboxypropyltransferase/cysteine synthase family protein, giving the protein MSTNGQDKNYKFETLQLHAGQEPDPTTGSRAVPIYQTTSYQFDDTEHAATLFALKEFGNIYTRIMNPTTDVFEKRIAALEGGAAAVATASGQSAQFLTIITLAQAGDNIVSTQNLYGGTYNQFKVTFPRLGIDVKFTEDDSPESFEKLIDDNTKAIYVESIGNPRGNVPDFEGISAVAKKHGVALVVDNTFGAAGAIARPIDHGANIVVESATKWIGGHGTSIGGVLVDAGNFDWGNGRYPLFTEPSPAYHGLNFWEVFGEGGPFGNIAFAIRARVEGLRDVGPAQAPFNSFLLLQGLETLSLRAERHAENTQKLAEWLDKSEYTSWVNYTGLPGHPHHENGKKYLREGRFGAVLTFGVKGGYDAALQFIENVELASHLANVGDAKTLVIHPASTTHQQLTEKEQASGGVKEDLVRVSVGIEHIDDIIEDFESAFKAIKVEA; this is encoded by the coding sequence ATGAGCACGAACGGACAAGATAAAAACTACAAATTCGAGACACTTCAACTCCATGCAGGACAGGAGCCGGATCCCACTACGGGTTCGCGGGCGGTACCGATTTATCAAACCACTTCCTACCAGTTTGATGATACCGAGCACGCAGCCACTCTTTTTGCCCTGAAGGAGTTTGGCAATATTTATACGCGGATTATGAATCCTACCACCGATGTATTTGAGAAGCGAATTGCTGCTCTCGAAGGTGGTGCTGCGGCTGTGGCAACGGCTTCCGGTCAATCCGCACAATTCCTCACCATTATTACACTTGCACAGGCCGGTGATAATATTGTCTCAACACAAAATTTGTATGGCGGGACCTATAACCAGTTTAAAGTTACATTTCCGCGTCTTGGTATTGATGTGAAGTTCACGGAAGATGATTCGCCCGAAAGTTTTGAAAAGCTGATCGATGACAATACAAAAGCGATTTATGTAGAAAGTATCGGTAACCCGCGCGGCAATGTACCCGATTTTGAAGGAATTTCAGCTGTTGCTAAAAAACATGGAGTTGCCCTGGTTGTTGATAACACCTTTGGCGCAGCGGGTGCAATTGCGCGTCCGATTGACCACGGTGCGAACATCGTTGTAGAATCCGCAACAAAGTGGATTGGCGGACACGGCACCAGCATTGGAGGTGTTCTTGTTGATGCCGGGAATTTTGATTGGGGAAATGGGCGATATCCACTTTTCACAGAGCCATCCCCTGCCTATCACGGTCTGAATTTCTGGGAAGTATTTGGCGAAGGCGGCCCATTCGGAAACATTGCATTCGCTATTCGTGCCCGTGTTGAAGGTTTGCGTGATGTGGGGCCGGCACAGGCGCCTTTCAATAGCTTCCTTCTGCTACAGGGACTGGAAACACTCTCGCTGCGTGCTGAACGGCATGCCGAAAACACACAGAAACTTGCCGAATGGCTGGATAAAAGTGAATATACATCCTGGGTAAATTACACCGGTCTGCCGGGACATCCGCATCATGAAAATGGAAAGAAATATCTTCGTGAAGGCCGGTTTGGTGCCGTACTGACATTCGGCGTAAAAGGCGGATATGATGCAGCCCTGCAATTTATCGAAAATGTAGAGCTTGCAAGTCACCTTGCCAACGTGGGCGATGCAAAAACCCTGGTCATTCACCCGGCATCCACCACGCACCAGCAGCTGACGGAAAAAGAGCAGGCCTCCGGTGGCGTAAAAGAAGACTTAGTTCGCGTATCGGTCGGCATCGAACATATCGATGATATTATTGAAGATTTCGAGTCTGCTTTTAAAGCAATTAAAGTAGAGGCTTAG
- a CDS encoding CoA-binding protein: MRSTFNSWYEKKMRATPELSEETDTIENWLDNIKTIAIVGISRNRYKDSHFVGRYLQNAGYNIIPVNPGADEILGNKAYPDLKSIPETVDAVDVFISPDYVPEVVNQALEIDPKVIWLQLGTGDHPDEKQKAEEAGTLLVQNRCMKVDHQFLIRDRDKGK, encoded by the coding sequence TTGCGAAGTACATTCAACAGCTGGTACGAAAAGAAGATGCGGGCAACTCCGGAACTTTCCGAGGAGACCGACACCATTGAAAACTGGCTGGATAACATCAAAACCATTGCCATTGTGGGAATATCACGAAACAGATATAAAGACAGCCATTTTGTAGGCCGATATCTGCAAAATGCCGGTTATAACATTATTCCGGTAAATCCGGGAGCGGATGAAATCCTTGGCAACAAGGCGTATCCCGACCTGAAATCAATTCCGGAAACTGTGGATGCTGTGGATGTCTTTATCAGTCCGGACTATGTCCCCGAAGTTGTCAATCAGGCGCTGGAAATCGATCCAAAAGTGATCTGGCTGCAACTCGGTACCGGAGATCACCCTGATGAAAAACAGAAAGCCGAAGAAGCCGGTACACTGCTGGTACAAAACCGCTGTATGAAGGTTGATCACCAGTTTTTAATCCGCGACCGGGATAAGGGTAAGTGA
- the era gene encoding GTPase Era, translating into MTTEKQHKSGYAAIIGKPNAGKSTLMNRILGSKISITTHKAQTTRHQVVGIFSDDDTQVVFLDTPGVITPKYELQKAMMKTVERARKDADVILFIFDPTDTHPTDEVIELLRSIQKPILLVVNKMDAIDRGKADQKVSILKEKLNFRGVHYLSALQGTGVEELMESIRTHLIPGPPYYPKEDLSEHPVRFFVSELIREQVYLQFQEEIPYSCTVEIISYEADVDIDRISAEIIVNRKSQKGMLIGKGGKAIKNLGIKARESIEEFIGKKVFLDLHVKVREKWREKENWVRNLGY; encoded by the coding sequence TTGACCACAGAAAAACAGCACAAATCGGGTTATGCGGCCATCATTGGAAAACCGAATGCGGGAAAATCGACATTGATGAATCGCATTCTGGGAAGTAAAATTTCTATCACAACACACAAAGCGCAAACCACTCGCCACCAGGTGGTTGGCATTTTTTCTGATGATGATACGCAGGTTGTGTTTTTAGATACCCCTGGAGTGATTACACCAAAATATGAGCTTCAGAAGGCAATGATGAAAACCGTGGAGCGGGCCCGAAAAGATGCGGATGTGATCCTCTTTATATTCGACCCGACAGATACCCATCCCACAGATGAAGTGATTGAACTGCTCAGGTCCATTCAAAAACCGATTCTGCTGGTTGTCAATAAAATGGATGCAATCGACCGGGGAAAAGCGGATCAAAAAGTATCTATATTAAAAGAAAAACTAAATTTTCGGGGTGTGCATTACCTGTCGGCGCTGCAGGGAACCGGCGTTGAAGAGCTGATGGAATCGATCCGAACTCATCTGATTCCAGGGCCGCCCTACTATCCCAAAGAAGACCTGAGTGAACATCCGGTGCGGTTTTTTGTATCAGAGTTGATCCGGGAACAAGTCTATCTTCAGTTCCAGGAGGAGATTCCTTATTCATGCACGGTTGAGATTATATCCTACGAAGCGGATGTAGATATTGACAGAATTAGTGCTGAGATTATCGTAAACCGAAAATCTCAAAAAGGGATGCTGATCGGAAAAGGCGGAAAAGCGATTAAAAATCTCGGCATTAAAGCGAGAGAATCGATTGAAGAGTTCATCGGAAAAAAAGTATTTCTCGATTTACACGTTAAAGTGCGCGAAAAATGGCGCGAGAAAGAGAACTGGGTCAGAAATCTTGGGTACTGA
- a CDS encoding pyridoxine 5'-phosphate synthase, protein MMRLLVNIDHVATIRNARGEGFPDPVEASEVCERAGAAGIVFHLRGDRRHIRDDDVYRLKDSVTGLLDFEMAASDEMIEICLDIKPELVTLVPEGREELTTEGGLNMEKVYKDYEERVFPAFKQSGIDISLFLDPNPKDIELAHKLGADAVELHTGTFANSINKEDQLTELKRLGKAAGMIHEAGMTVNAGHGLNLDNLPLLIKHVPHLADISIGHALISKSIFWGLEKTVKEYLKIMN, encoded by the coding sequence ATGATGAGATTACTGGTAAATATCGACCATGTTGCTACAATTCGTAATGCACGCGGAGAAGGTTTTCCCGATCCGGTAGAAGCTTCAGAGGTTTGCGAACGGGCTGGTGCGGCTGGCATTGTGTTTCACCTTCGCGGCGACCGGCGCCACATTCGGGACGATGATGTGTACCGGCTGAAAGATTCAGTCACGGGATTGCTTGATTTTGAAATGGCAGCATCGGATGAAATGATAGAAATTTGCCTCGATATCAAACCGGAACTGGTAACACTTGTGCCGGAGGGCCGTGAAGAACTAACTACGGAAGGAGGCCTTAACATGGAAAAAGTCTATAAAGATTACGAAGAACGGGTGTTTCCGGCATTTAAACAATCCGGGATCGATATTTCACTCTTCCTGGACCCCAATCCGAAAGATATTGAGCTGGCACATAAACTCGGGGCTGATGCTGTTGAGCTGCACACCGGTACATTTGCAAACAGTATCAATAAGGAAGACCAGTTAACCGAGCTTAAACGACTTGGAAAAGCAGCCGGCATGATACATGAAGCTGGCATGACCGTCAATGCGGGTCATGGTCTTAATCTCGATAACCTGCCGCTGCTGATTAAACATGTACCACACCTGGCGGATATCAGTATTGGTCACGCTCTGATTTCTAAATCCATATTTTGGGGATTGGAAAAAACAGTGAAAGAGTACTTAAAAATCATGAACTAA